One Acidobacteriota bacterium DNA segment encodes these proteins:
- a CDS encoding uroporphyrinogen-III synthase, with the protein MSDSPSLAGRTVILTRAREDAAGWARRLEELGAHALVLPCIEVEVFHDAQTAARLTAALEGAQWLLLSSPRGVGAVAGLVTSLPATVNVAVVGPATARRAAEWLAAPRLVAPGGSARSLGESLAAHLGEAPATIVTALAQGGRTDAVEILRHRGHVVTTVEVYATRPHPRKDPPDDLRHLDRPLVFLASPSAARGLIQRARLPTSARIITIGPTTTAAARELGLSVTAEATGRSLNDLVAAAARVS; encoded by the coding sequence GCCGGCTGGGCTCGGCGTCTGGAAGAACTCGGTGCCCATGCCCTGGTGCTGCCCTGCATCGAAGTAGAGGTCTTTCATGACGCGCAGACCGCAGCGCGGCTGACCGCCGCCCTCGAAGGCGCTCAGTGGCTGCTGCTCTCCTCACCCCGAGGCGTGGGGGCCGTCGCCGGACTGGTGACCTCCCTGCCCGCCACCGTGAACGTCGCAGTGGTCGGCCCTGCCACCGCGCGCCGCGCCGCGGAATGGCTCGCCGCCCCCAGGCTGGTCGCCCCCGGGGGCAGCGCTCGCTCCCTGGGTGAGAGCCTTGCCGCGCACCTGGGCGAGGCCCCCGCTACCATCGTTACCGCCCTCGCTCAGGGCGGTCGCACCGACGCGGTGGAGATCCTCCGTCACCGGGGCCACGTGGTCACCACGGTGGAGGTCTACGCCACGCGGCCTCATCCCCGGAAGGATCCCCCGGACGACCTGCGCCACCTCGACCGCCCCCTGGTCTTCCTCGCCAGCCCTTCTGCGGCCCGCGGGCTGATCCAGCGCGCTCGCCTGCCCACCTCCGCCCGGATCATCACCATCGGTCCGACCACCACGGCCGCCGCGCGAGAGCTGGGCCTGAGCGTGACCGCCGAGGCCACGGGACGCAGCCTGAACGACCTGGTGGCGGCTGCCGCCCGCGTCTCCTGA